The Mangifera indica cultivar Alphonso chromosome 8, CATAS_Mindica_2.1, whole genome shotgun sequence genome has a window encoding:
- the LOC123224241 gene encoding F-box protein SKIP17-like isoform X2, with protein sequence MDVRTLCILLPSLAYKKTLPTNLSRPPTLDTLLHHHNTSPPSPSPSPPLISMAKRPCPSSSTSQIPNANASAKQNPSMDYLLETFLDMADSPLSIGLSFDRLIDSTPCDADQSLLIDRALKLGSLLLEAGNRSARKRASKHNSLAWVLPPDLTIKVFSMLDSQSLCYAAATCSMFYKCAMDPLCYANIDLRTIVPKVNNAVVSTMIQRAGRCLRSLQLGTVPGPTASPFSCQSLVYTIRNSVDVSSFSWNDKKTRQGKESFILTRSCLKPLSGESGAAGSLLRRLHLYNIERMDNTSLCMALSACPSLLDLEIVGLHVELRQTLMSVSMNCPLIERLFFESSKTGRDDSLKSPTCVDFVNNCPHLTSLALRGFKLPDYKVRILLKGLYKLKYVDFSTSYSITGTFLRNLGNGTGGNLLEVLILRDCMHLKEMEVARFLTVVLAGDFKFLRHLDISNREGLASEGDWYERCFNSRIIPLKEVSEERPDLCLLAEFPSEGSEFNSEVSLSSQLSSHMSDISLLMSSSESSYSSDQGSGNEEGQDSGYIIFEESSDEVDFLAV encoded by the exons ATGGACGTTCGTACTCTGTGTATCTTACTCCCATCCCTTGCTTACAAAAAAACTCTCCCAACCAATCTCTCACGTCCACCCACCCTGGATACCCTCCTCCACCACCACAACACCTCACCACCATCACCATCGCCATCACCACCATTAATATCAATGGCCAAGCGCCCTTGCCCTTCCTCTTCCACATCTCAAATCCCTAACGCCAACGCCAGCGCCAAACAGAATCCTTCAATGGACTATCTGCTAGAAACATTTCTTGATATGGCTGACTCTCCTCTGTCCATCGGCTTGTCCTTCGATAGGCTCATCGACTCCACTCCTTGCGACGCCGATCAATCGCTGCTCATCGATCGCGCTCTCAAATTAGGCTCCTTACTTCTTGAAGCCGGTAATCGGTCGGCTCGAAAACGCGCCTCCAAGCATAATTCACTCGCCTGGGTCCTACCTCCTGATCTCACCATTAAA GTGTTTTCTATGCTTGATAGTCAGAGCTTGTGCTATGCTGCTGCCACGTGTTCTATGTTCTACAAATGTGCTATGGATCCTCTGTGCTATGCTAATATTGACTTGAGGACAATTGTGCCTAAGGTTAATAATGCTGTTGTGTCAACAATGATCCAACGAGCTGGAAGATGTCTTCG GTCTCTTCAACTTGGCACAGTTCCTGGTCCAACTGCCTCTCCTTTTTCTTGTCAGTCCCTGGTTTACACTATCAGGAACTCTGTAGATGTGTCAAGTTTCTCTTGGAATGATAAAAAGACCAGGCAAGGGAAAGAGTCATTCATTCTAACAAGATCTTGTCTAAAACCATTAAGTGGGGAAAGTGGTGCTGCTGG gTCACTTTTGAGAAGGTTGCACCTTTACAACATTGAAAGAATGGATAACACATCACTTTGTATGGCATTATCAGCCTGCCCATCTCTCCTCGATCTGGAAATTGTTGGCCT TCATGTTGAATTGAGGCAAACATTGATGTCAGTAAGCATGAATTGCCCCTTGATAGAGCGTTTGTTCTTTGAGTCTTCAAAAACAG gaAGAGATGACAGTTTGAAATCGCCTACCTGTGTTGACTTCGTGAACAATTGTCCACATCTAACTTCTTTGGCGCTTAGAGGTTTTAAGCTGCCAGACTATAAAGTTCGCATACTTCTCAAG GGACTTTATAAGCTAAAGTATGTTGATTTTTCCACATCATACTCAATCACTGGAACTTTTCTGAG AAATCTTGGAAATGGAACTGGTGGGAATCTGCTAGAAGTGTTGATTTTACGAGATTGTATGCACCTTAAAGAA ATGGAAGTTGCTCGATTTTTGACAGTAGTTCTTGCAGGAGATTTCAAGTTTCTTCGACATCTT GACATATCCAATAGAGAAGGTTTAGCTTCTGAAGGTGATTGGTATGAGAGATGCTTCAACTCTAG AATCATTCCTTTAAAGGAGGTTTCAGAAGAAAGGCCTGATCTCTGTTTGCTGGCTGAGTTTCCATCTGAAGGAAG CGAGTTCAATAGTGAGGTCAGCTTGTCATCTCAACTTAGTAGTCATATGTCAGATATCTCACTGCTTATGAGTTCTTCAGAAAGCAGCTATAGTAGTGATCAGGGTAGTGGCAACGAAGAGGGTCAAGATTCCggttatataatttttgaagaaAGCTCAGATGAAGTGGATTTTCTGGCTGTTTAG
- the LOC123224241 gene encoding F-box protein SKIP17-like isoform X1, translating into MDVRTLCILLPSLAYKKTLPTNLSRPPTLDTLLHHHNTSPPSPSPSPPLISMAKRPCPSSSTSQIPNANASAKQNPSMDYLLETFLDMADSPLSIGLSFDRLIDSTPCDADQSLLIDRALKLGSLLLEAGNRSARKRASKHNSLAWVLPPDLTIKVFSMLDSQSLCYAAATCSMFYKCAMDPLCYANIDLRTIVPKVNNAVVSTMIQRAGRCLRSLQLGTVPGPTASPFSCQSLVYTIRNSVDVSSFSWNDKKTRQGKESFILTRSCLKPLSGESGAAGSLLRRLHLYNIERMDNTSLCMALSACPSLLDLEIVGLHVELRQTLMSVSMNCPLIERLFFESSKTGRDDSLKSPTCVDFVNNCPHLTSLALRGFKLPDYKVRILLKGLYKLKYVDFSTSYSITGTFLRNLGNGTGGNLLEVLILRDCMHLKEMEVARFLTVVLAGDFKFLRHLDISNREGLASEGDWYERCFNSRIIPLKEVSEERPDLCLLAEFPSEGSFIDIDHMVDSEFNSEVSLSSQLSSHMSDISLLMSSSESSYSSDQGSGNEEGQDSGYIIFEESSDEVDFLAV; encoded by the exons ATGGACGTTCGTACTCTGTGTATCTTACTCCCATCCCTTGCTTACAAAAAAACTCTCCCAACCAATCTCTCACGTCCACCCACCCTGGATACCCTCCTCCACCACCACAACACCTCACCACCATCACCATCGCCATCACCACCATTAATATCAATGGCCAAGCGCCCTTGCCCTTCCTCTTCCACATCTCAAATCCCTAACGCCAACGCCAGCGCCAAACAGAATCCTTCAATGGACTATCTGCTAGAAACATTTCTTGATATGGCTGACTCTCCTCTGTCCATCGGCTTGTCCTTCGATAGGCTCATCGACTCCACTCCTTGCGACGCCGATCAATCGCTGCTCATCGATCGCGCTCTCAAATTAGGCTCCTTACTTCTTGAAGCCGGTAATCGGTCGGCTCGAAAACGCGCCTCCAAGCATAATTCACTCGCCTGGGTCCTACCTCCTGATCTCACCATTAAA GTGTTTTCTATGCTTGATAGTCAGAGCTTGTGCTATGCTGCTGCCACGTGTTCTATGTTCTACAAATGTGCTATGGATCCTCTGTGCTATGCTAATATTGACTTGAGGACAATTGTGCCTAAGGTTAATAATGCTGTTGTGTCAACAATGATCCAACGAGCTGGAAGATGTCTTCG GTCTCTTCAACTTGGCACAGTTCCTGGTCCAACTGCCTCTCCTTTTTCTTGTCAGTCCCTGGTTTACACTATCAGGAACTCTGTAGATGTGTCAAGTTTCTCTTGGAATGATAAAAAGACCAGGCAAGGGAAAGAGTCATTCATTCTAACAAGATCTTGTCTAAAACCATTAAGTGGGGAAAGTGGTGCTGCTGG gTCACTTTTGAGAAGGTTGCACCTTTACAACATTGAAAGAATGGATAACACATCACTTTGTATGGCATTATCAGCCTGCCCATCTCTCCTCGATCTGGAAATTGTTGGCCT TCATGTTGAATTGAGGCAAACATTGATGTCAGTAAGCATGAATTGCCCCTTGATAGAGCGTTTGTTCTTTGAGTCTTCAAAAACAG gaAGAGATGACAGTTTGAAATCGCCTACCTGTGTTGACTTCGTGAACAATTGTCCACATCTAACTTCTTTGGCGCTTAGAGGTTTTAAGCTGCCAGACTATAAAGTTCGCATACTTCTCAAG GGACTTTATAAGCTAAAGTATGTTGATTTTTCCACATCATACTCAATCACTGGAACTTTTCTGAG AAATCTTGGAAATGGAACTGGTGGGAATCTGCTAGAAGTGTTGATTTTACGAGATTGTATGCACCTTAAAGAA ATGGAAGTTGCTCGATTTTTGACAGTAGTTCTTGCAGGAGATTTCAAGTTTCTTCGACATCTT GACATATCCAATAGAGAAGGTTTAGCTTCTGAAGGTGATTGGTATGAGAGATGCTTCAACTCTAG AATCATTCCTTTAAAGGAGGTTTCAGAAGAAAGGCCTGATCTCTGTTTGCTGGCTGAGTTTCCATCTGAAGGAAG CTTCATTGACATTGACCATATGGTTGACAGCGAGTTCAATAGTGAGGTCAGCTTGTCATCTCAACTTAGTAGTCATATGTCAGATATCTCACTGCTTATGAGTTCTTCAGAAAGCAGCTATAGTAGTGATCAGGGTAGTGGCAACGAAGAGGGTCAAGATTCCggttatataatttttgaagaaAGCTCAGATGAAGTGGATTTTCTGGCTGTTTAG